A region of the Selenomonadales bacterium genome:
GCTGCTGCCGAGAACGACGAGGACATCGATGCTATCGGTGTCTTTGTTTTGTTCATAAAAGACCGTTTCGGTGATGCGTGCGATCTTCTCTTCGGTGAGCGAGCGTCTGTTACGGTAGTACGACATGATGTCGTTGTACAGCGGTCTGATGCCTCTGTTCGTGTGTCCGTATACGAGCAGCTGCATTTCGCTATATGCCGCCGAAGCGCCGTTGCCTTCTATGATAACAGGGCCGTTGTCTGTGATGGCGATATCCCAGCAGATGTAGGTCAGCTCGGGGATGAGTCGAGCGGCTTTTATCGCAAGGGCTTCGGCCTCGCGATAGAACGGGACAGGCTCGTCTTGGAATACGGGCAGTATCTTGGCGTGGTCGGGATAGATGTGCGGTTGGCAGATAAACTTTCCGCTCGTGCGGTCGATGAGAACACCGAATCCGCCGTGGCTGATCTGATTTCCGTTTGCGCCGATCTGCATGAACGGATGAAGGACGATCTGTATGCTGCCGTCGATGTTGAGCGTGTGTATCTTGATGATGCTGACGGCTTTGTCGTAGATGCGGTCGAGCATCGCGTGCTGGTTGATGAATGCTTCTGCCAGCGTGCAGGATTCCTTGATGAGCGTACTTCGAAGCTCGTCACATTCGGTGCGGGTCATGCCTTTTTCGATCACGCGGATACCGCGTCCCATCGCGGCACCTCTCGGCTTGATGATGAGTTTGCCGTGTTTTTCAAGGAATGCATAAAACGCTTCGGGAGAAGACTCTTCGATCTCGATATACTCGCGTCCTGCGATGTCGC
Encoded here:
- a CDS encoding YdcF family protein; the protein is MSTRSQKLAHELSIACEAIKQQKRTLFSLPSTIFQLYRWKLTYHVKPRYFLSFRLWEDSRAKQESHFLNKHNVDFVESINDQSKLYILRDKYGLLKRIGDIAGREYIEIEESSPEAFYAFLEKHGKLIIKPRGAAMGRGIRVIEKGMTRTECDELRSTLIKESCTLAEAFINQHAMLDRIYDKAVSIIKIHTLNIDGSIQIVLHPFMQIGANGNQISHGGFGVLIDRTSGKFICQPHIYPDHAKILPVFQDEPVPFYREAEALAIKAARLIPELTYICWDIAITDNGPVIIEGNGASAAYSEMQLLVYGHTNRGIRPLYNDIMSYYRNRRSLTEEKIARITETVFYEQNKDTDSIDVLVVLGSSRCKYRIKEALAHDPDRKIRYVLSGGNPCFCPDASANMTEAEYMRAHLLAHGVSDDNILTDNESTCTADNIKHILPLLADCQSALSRPINVGIVTGGFHMKRVFDQLAKHSFSSNIRFVTIPAYGEHTHKDDWYNNIMGYHIVLAEYEKCR